TCAGCACGGTGGCGAGGGCAGGGTTCATGTCGGAGGGCGGCGTGGAGATGCGGTCGGAGAAGGAGGAGCAGTGGGAGCGGCCGATGGTGTGGGAGCCGGAGAGCACGACGAGGTCGTCGACGCTCATGCCCTTGACCTTGAAGCTCTGGACGAGCTGGGAGAGGTTGAAGGACGGCGGCGGCAGGAACCTGAGCGTCTCGTTCTCGAAGGACACCCTGCCGTCGAAGCGGCCCCCGGGGAGGCTGTAGAGCACCTTGGAGCCGCTGAGGAAGAAGACGGCGTCGCGAGCGGCGAACTGGACGACGTCGGCGCAGGAGACGACGCCCGGGCAGGCCTTCTCGAGCGCCGCCTTGGCCGCGTCCACCACCTCGTAGCCGCGCAGGCTAGGAAAGTTTGGCGGGCCGAGCTTCTCCGGCCGCGGGTTCGCCGGCGTCGCGTCGAGCAGGACGGAGCCGTCGCAGCCCTGCAAACAACAACAAACACGTGGTGTGGTCACTCACGCGTGCATTGCATGCATGCACGGACAAATTTTGGCAGCTAGCATTGGGGTTCACGTACCCGGACGAAGCAGTCGTGGAAGGCCATGCGGATGAGGCCGGCGCCGAGGCCGGGGTTGACGTTCGTGGCGTTCCTCACGGCTTGCTTGATGATGTCCTCGGCGTAAGGGCACGAGCGCTTGTAGAAGTTGTACCTCAGCTTTGGCGTTGGCGGAGTAGGAGCCGGTGGTGGAGTCTGGGCTGGTGGGCTTGCGCTCGGCGGGCTagttggaggaggaggaggaggagcactgcCGTAGGAGGAGGAGGACCCTTGCGCTTGAGCAAGTTGAGCTGTGGTGTCAGCGGCGAGAAGCGCAACCAAGACGAGGACGCCAAGCCTAGCCATCTCTCGTGATGGCTGCATTGTGTGACCACTGAGACTTTGTAGCTCTCATCGGATCAGAGGCAGAGCACGTCTATTTATACACACGCGCGGAACCGGAAGTCAGAGGGCTGTTGGTCAGGCCAGATCAGATCA
This portion of the Zea mays cultivar B73 chromosome 2, Zm-B73-REFERENCE-NAM-5.0, whole genome shotgun sequence genome encodes:
- the LOC103647877 gene encoding peroxidase 2-like — its product is MQPSREMARLGVLVLVALLAADTTAQLAQAQGSSSSYGSAPPPPPPTSPPSASPPAQTPPPAPTPPTPKLRYNFYKRSCPYAEDIIKQAVRNATNVNPGLGAGLIRMAFHDCFVRGCDGSVLLDATPANPRPEKLGPPNFPSLRGYEVVDAAKAALEKACPGVVSCADVVQFAARDAVFFLSGSKVLYSLPGGRFDGRVSFENETLRFLPPPSFNLSQLVQSFKVKGMSVDDLVVLSGSHTIGRSHCSSFSDRISTPPSDMNPALATVLKRQCPANPNFTNDPTVVQDIVTPDKLDNQYYWNVLRHNVLFKSDAALLTSTETARMVLENAGIRGRFERKFASAMLKMSLIEVKTAATGEIRKNCHVVN